A window of Streptomyces sp. SAI-127 contains these coding sequences:
- a CDS encoding histidine phosphatase family protein, translating into MTELLLVRHGLPLAGVFDPGLSPEGTAQAERLADWLAHEDLDALYVSPFQRARETVAPLERRTGMTATVLDDLREWDTDVSQPYTPPEQIGTGDPRAAALAEGRFEDFVPDLDWDAFRGRAVRAMDTILDAHPGGRVAAVCHGGITNTYLATVLGLPTMFWFHPGYTSVSRVRRMPGGRIVLHSVNETAHMIAERAVDPVV; encoded by the coding sequence ATGACCGAACTCCTCCTCGTCCGGCACGGCCTCCCCCTGGCGGGCGTGTTCGACCCGGGGCTGTCGCCGGAGGGCACCGCCCAGGCCGAACGCCTCGCCGACTGGCTGGCACACGAAGACCTCGACGCCCTGTACGTCAGCCCGTTCCAACGGGCCCGCGAGACCGTGGCGCCCCTGGAACGGCGCACCGGCATGACGGCCACCGTCCTCGACGACCTGCGCGAATGGGACACGGACGTGTCCCAGCCCTACACCCCACCCGAGCAGATCGGGACGGGTGACCCCCGGGCGGCGGCGCTCGCCGAAGGACGCTTCGAGGACTTCGTGCCCGACCTGGACTGGGACGCCTTCCGCGGGCGGGCCGTACGTGCCATGGACACCATCCTCGACGCCCATCCCGGCGGACGGGTCGCAGCCGTGTGCCACGGCGGCATCACCAACACCTATCTGGCGACGGTGCTCGGCCTGCCGACGATGTTCTGGTTCCACCCCGGCTACACCTCCGTCAGCCGGGTGCGGCGCATGCCCGGCGGCCGGATCGTTCTGCACTCGGTGAACGAGACCGCCCACATGATCGCCGAACGTGCCGTCGACCCCGTCGTCTGA
- a CDS encoding acetyl-CoA C-acyltransferase, whose protein sequence is MPGSVIVAGARTPIGRLLGALSPLSAVDLGAHAIRAALAAVPLDPQAVQAVVMGHVVQAGAGPNPARQAAVLAGIPFSVPASTVNKLCPSGLHAIALADLMIASGRHEVVVAGGMESMSGAPHLLRGSRAGWKYGSAAMEDALDRDALVCAFDGVSMGAATERYQQPFALTRQEQDEYSALSHQRAAHAQQSGALSEEIAPVTVAGRRGETVVDTDEGVRPGSTAETLGRLRPAFSGTGTITAGNSSQLSDGAAAVVVMSAERARREGLTPLAEIGAYGTVAGPDPSLLVQPAGAVRDALDRDGRLKTADLDLFEINEAFAGVALASLRELDIPLDKVNVNGGAIALGHPVGMTGARLVLTLATELRRRGGGSGAAALCGGGGQGDALLLHVPTQA, encoded by the coding sequence ATGCCCGGATCCGTCATCGTCGCCGGAGCAAGGACGCCCATCGGCAGACTGCTGGGCGCCCTGAGCCCCCTGTCCGCGGTCGATCTCGGCGCCCACGCCATCCGCGCGGCTCTGGCCGCCGTCCCTCTGGACCCGCAGGCCGTGCAGGCGGTCGTCATGGGCCATGTGGTGCAGGCCGGCGCCGGCCCCAACCCGGCCCGGCAGGCCGCGGTCCTCGCCGGCATTCCCTTCTCCGTGCCGGCGAGCACCGTCAACAAGCTCTGTCCGTCCGGCCTGCACGCCATCGCCCTGGCCGACCTCATGATCGCCTCCGGCCGTCACGAGGTGGTCGTCGCGGGCGGCATGGAGTCCATGTCCGGCGCCCCCCATCTGCTGCGCGGATCACGCGCCGGCTGGAAGTACGGCTCGGCCGCGATGGAGGACGCCCTGGACCGGGACGCCCTCGTCTGCGCCTTCGACGGCGTCTCCATGGGCGCGGCCACCGAGCGCTACCAGCAGCCGTTCGCCCTGACCCGGCAGGAACAGGACGAGTACAGCGCGCTCTCCCATCAACGGGCCGCCCACGCCCAGCAGTCGGGCGCCTTGTCCGAGGAGATCGCCCCCGTCACGGTGGCCGGACGACGGGGCGAGACGGTGGTGGACACCGACGAGGGCGTACGACCGGGAAGCACCGCCGAGACCCTGGGCCGCCTGCGGCCCGCCTTCTCCGGCACGGGCACCATCACCGCCGGCAACTCCTCTCAGCTCTCCGACGGCGCCGCGGCCGTCGTCGTGATGAGCGCGGAGCGCGCCCGGCGGGAGGGCCTGACACCGCTCGCCGAGATCGGTGCCTACGGCACGGTCGCGGGCCCCGACCCCTCACTGCTCGTCCAGCCGGCCGGCGCCGTCCGCGACGCCCTGGACCGGGACGGCCGTCTGAAGACCGCCGACCTGGACCTGTTCGAGATCAACGAGGCGTTCGCCGGAGTGGCCCTGGCTTCCCTGCGCGAACTGGACATCCCGCTGGACAAGGTGAACGTCAACGGCGGAGCGATCGCGCTCGGACACCCGGTCGGCATGACCGGAGCCCGGCTGGTGCTGACCCTCGCGACGGAACTGCGCCGGCGCGGAGGCGGCAGCGGAGCGGCGGCCCTGTGCGGGGGCGGCGGTCAGGGCGACGCGCTGTTGCTGCATGTACCGACGCAGGCCTGA